Proteins co-encoded in one Flavobacteriales bacterium genomic window:
- a CDS encoding DUF547 domain-containing protein codes for MKKYFLTICFVFSLIPLLSQAQNANFEAYYQKTDAFFAQYVKNGRVDYKGIKANVSELNSIIDLSNTINIPANDKANYQAFWINNYNLGVMKLVVENYPINSPMAVPGFFKTKKIHIGGKKVTLEHIENKLLRKTHPDARYHFVLVCAAISCPPIAEYAYIPTILDQQLDKRTRMTINNPEFTKINPADNSVELSEIFKWYAEDFETNGQSFIDYINPYLTKKLPSNAKTSFYQYNWNLNEMKGNPVNGEKAVSNIRAFTPSKLLGKGVFDFKLFNNLYSHNKKTNKGSTVENLDFRESFFTTTLELSYGISKNARINVGAVVAYKNSIKNEGSVLDVFHYKNEDLTEKEGKGYFKRTGLSSITPLVKISPFKNLSNFSFQTGLVIPLFEEINYGFIDKRSYVWETKLFFDHSFARDKFQVFTELDVLYNFGENKADVPTGSNKNASERFANNSLFVPFSVFLSYFPNDKFTVYTNVQQSALIDVGNNFSQEFTQVGLGGKYQATAKLNIEISYGSFVRGSSFAGLGSAYNLGLRYIL; via the coding sequence ATGAAAAAATATTTTCTAACAATTTGTTTTGTATTTAGTTTGATTCCATTGCTTAGTCAAGCACAAAATGCAAATTTTGAAGCTTATTACCAAAAAACTGATGCTTTTTTTGCTCAGTATGTGAAAAATGGACGAGTAGATTATAAAGGGATTAAAGCAAATGTATCAGAATTGAATTCGATTATCGATTTGTCTAATACCATCAATATTCCTGCTAATGATAAAGCTAATTATCAAGCTTTTTGGATTAATAATTACAATCTTGGAGTGATGAAATTGGTTGTGGAAAATTATCCAATAAATTCTCCAATGGCAGTTCCTGGTTTTTTTAAGACCAAAAAAATACATATTGGAGGTAAAAAAGTCACTTTAGAGCATATAGAGAATAAATTATTGAGAAAAACACATCCTGATGCTCGTTATCATTTTGTGCTTGTTTGTGCGGCTATTAGTTGTCCGCCAATAGCTGAATACGCTTATATCCCAACCATTCTTGATCAACAACTAGATAAGAGAACTCGTATGACAATCAACAATCCTGAGTTTACTAAAATTAATCCTGCCGATAATTCTGTAGAGCTTTCGGAGATTTTTAAATGGTATGCCGAAGATTTTGAAACAAACGGACAGTCTTTTATTGATTATATCAATCCTTATTTGACTAAAAAACTCCCTTCAAATGCCAAAACAAGTTTTTATCAGTACAATTGGAACTTAAACGAAATGAAAGGAAATCCTGTAAACGGTGAAAAAGCGGTTTCAAATATCCGTGCGTTTACGCCTTCAAAACTATTGGGAAAAGGAGTATTTGACTTTAAGTTATTTAATAATTTATATTCTCATAACAAAAAAACAAACAAAGGGTCAACAGTAGAAAATCTAGATTTTAGAGAAAGTTTTTTTACTACAACATTGGAGCTTAGTTACGGAATTTCTAAAAATGCAAGAATCAATGTGGGGGCAGTGGTTGCTTATAAAAATAGTATTAAAAATGAAGGTAGTGTTTTAGATGTTTTTCATTATAAAAATGAAGACTTAACAGAAAAAGAAGGAAAAGGATATTTTAAACGAACAGGATTAAGTTCTATTACACCTTTGGTAAAAATTAGTCCCTTCAAAAATCTTTCAAATTTTTCTTTCCAAACAGGTTTAGTCATTCCACTTTTTGAGGAAATTAACTATGGATTTATAGATAAAAGAAGCTATGTTTGGGAAACAAAACTCTTTTTCGACCACTCTTTTGCGCGTGACAAGTTTCAAGTTTTTACAGAGTTAGATGTTCTATATAATTTTGGAGAAAATAAAGCGGATGTGCCAACAGGTTCAAATAAAAATGCAAGTGAGCGTTTTGCAAACAACAGTCTTTTTGTTCCTTTTTCGGTGTTTTTGAGCTATTTTCCAAATGATAAATTCACCGTTTATACCAATGTGCAACAATCGGCACTGATAGATGTTGGAAATAATTTCTCACAAGAATTTACACAAGTAGGACTGGGAGGAAAATACCAAGCTACCGCTAAACTCAATATCGAAATATCTTACGGGAGTTTTGTAAGAGGAAGTAGTTTCGCAGGCTTAGGTAGTGCCTATAATTTAGGGTTGAGATATATTTTATAA
- a CDS encoding NAD(P)/FAD-dependent oxidoreductase has product MKHIIIIGNGIAGVTAARHIRKLSRDKITIISEESSYFFSRTALMYVYMGHMKFEHTQPYESHFWTENKIDLLQDRVEQIETKKQVLHLKSGNEVPYDQLIIATGSKPNKFGWPGQDAHGVSGLYHKQDLERIEKLAPNNKACKRAVIIGGGLIGIELAEMLRARNIPVTFLVREKSFWRSVLPEQESQLITRHIFEHHIDLKLGVNLQEIKTNEQGKVQSIIIKETGEEIPCDFVGLTAGVSPNISFLENSGIETNRGVLVNRKLETNVENIFAIGDCAEQRVPIENRRPIEAVWYTGKMMGETVAQTICGNPKEYQPSHWFNSAKFLDIEYQTYGWVWANPKENEARFYWEDQTGKKAMHFSFDKNTREFIGLNTFGIRLRHNVCHSWLEQKSSIEEVLSELKDANFDPELYKTYEEEILKKFNQEFKSTIKAKKRNWNRILHHIWS; this is encoded by the coding sequence ATGAAACATATCATCATCATTGGAAATGGAATTGCAGGCGTTACGGCAGCAAGACATATAAGAAAGCTCAGCCGTGATAAAATCACCATTATTTCTGAAGAATCTTCTTATTTTTTTTCCAGAACAGCCTTGATGTATGTCTATATGGGACATATGAAATTTGAGCATACCCAACCTTATGAATCACATTTTTGGACGGAAAACAAGATCGATCTACTTCAAGATCGTGTAGAACAAATTGAAACAAAGAAACAAGTACTCCACTTAAAATCGGGAAATGAAGTTCCTTATGACCAACTTATTATCGCAACAGGATCTAAACCCAATAAATTTGGATGGCCAGGACAAGATGCCCATGGCGTTTCGGGTTTATATCACAAGCAAGATCTCGAAAGAATTGAAAAATTGGCTCCAAATAATAAAGCATGTAAACGAGCCGTCATTATTGGTGGAGGCTTGATAGGGATAGAACTTGCAGAAATGCTAAGAGCCCGAAATATTCCTGTGACATTTTTAGTAAGAGAAAAAAGTTTTTGGAGAAGTGTACTACCAGAACAAGAATCACAATTGATTACTCGTCATATCTTTGAGCATCATATAGATTTAAAACTTGGTGTAAACCTTCAAGAAATAAAAACAAATGAACAAGGTAAGGTTCAATCTATAATCATAAAAGAAACAGGAGAAGAAATCCCTTGCGATTTTGTGGGGCTTACTGCTGGTGTTTCACCTAATATTTCTTTTTTGGAAAACTCTGGTATTGAAACCAACAGAGGTGTTTTAGTCAACAGAAAATTAGAAACTAATGTGGAAAATATCTTTGCCATAGGAGACTGTGCAGAACAAAGAGTTCCTATTGAAAATCGCCGTCCTATTGAAGCAGTGTGGTACACTGGTAAAATGATGGGAGAAACAGTCGCTCAAACTATTTGTGGAAACCCTAAAGAATATCAGCCAAGCCATTGGTTTAACTCAGCTAAATTCCTTGATATAGAGTATCAAACTTATGGATGGGTTTGGGCAAATCCTAAAGAAAATGAAGCACGTTTTTATTGGGAAGATCAAACAGGAAAAAAGGCTATGCATTTTTCTTTTGACAAAAATACTCGTGAATTTATTGGGCTCAACACCTTTGGTATCCGATTAAGACACAACGTTTGCCACAGTTGGCTAGAACAGAAATCCAGTATCGAGGAAGTGCTTTCTGAATTAAAAGATGCCAATTTTGACCCCGAACTTTATAAAACTTATGAAGAAGAAATCTTAAAAAAATTTAATCAAGAATTCAAAAGTACCATCAAAGCCAAAAAACGAAATTGGAATAGAATTTTACACCATATATGGAGTTAA
- a CDS encoding 4Fe-4S binding protein, producing the protein MKQHKFISIANPTQLKLDTMQKMGLGLALAGTAIIFIAWGGLTFSNPSAWLIFSLASIVIGTTIYARQTYLKHPEGIKNNGVWFDSLTNGGVIGWAFGILLTLFYVFLYWWPEYVGMGKDGNPNTGLVALFDPLSHLFSGKPASQWFVYGTLYTTLILGLGIKFIYKYRHNRYQVWRTISIIFFQLIFAYLIPEILSGLNSDLPYFSRDLKNVWPLNAYFAEPWYLDGIQATQKAGPSGMFFFLVGVIMFLIITPVLTYYVGKRWYCSWVCGCGGLAETAGDPFRQLSSKKRSAWKLERWLIHLIMVFVLVMTIASFWSYFSGKEFILKWSLSPDLVIHKTNYLYATVVLMTVATISSFYFARKRKNKFLWIAGGIFALIGILLLIASITGNQNVFFIESHVLRKHYGFYVGSMFSGVIGVGFYPMLGSRVWCRFGCPMAGYMGLFQRIKSRFRITTNGGQCISCGNCSTYCEQGIDVRSYAQKGQNIVRASCVGCGICSAVCPRGVLKLENGPNDDESRTNHSEITLGNDVNLLEGLKK; encoded by the coding sequence ATGAAACAACATAAATTTATTTCAATAGCCAACCCTACTCAATTAAAACTAGACACCATGCAGAAAATGGGTTTAGGTTTGGCACTTGCAGGTACTGCCATTATTTTTATTGCTTGGGGCGGACTGACCTTTTCAAATCCTTCAGCTTGGTTAATATTTAGCCTTGCCAGTATCGTAATAGGGACAACTATTTACGCTCGTCAAACCTATCTAAAACATCCCGAAGGAATCAAAAACAACGGAGTTTGGTTCGATTCTCTTACAAATGGAGGTGTTATAGGTTGGGCATTTGGAATTCTTTTAACCTTATTTTATGTATTTCTCTATTGGTGGCCAGAATATGTGGGAATGGGAAAAGATGGAAACCCGAATACAGGTCTCGTAGCTCTTTTTGACCCTCTAAGTCATTTATTCTCTGGAAAACCTGCTTCTCAATGGTTTGTTTATGGAACACTTTACACTACTTTGATATTAGGATTAGGAATAAAATTCATCTATAAATATCGCCATAACAGATATCAAGTTTGGAGAACCATATCAATCATCTTTTTTCAGTTGATATTCGCTTATTTAATTCCCGAAATCCTCTCTGGCTTAAATAGTGATTTACCTTATTTTAGTAGAGATCTTAAAAATGTGTGGCCCTTAAACGCTTATTTTGCTGAGCCTTGGTACTTAGACGGAATTCAGGCCACACAAAAAGCAGGTCCTTCTGGAATGTTTTTCTTTCTAGTAGGAGTCATCATGTTTTTAATCATCACCCCAGTACTCACATATTACGTAGGAAAAAGGTGGTATTGCTCTTGGGTTTGCGGTTGTGGAGGCTTGGCAGAAACGGCTGGAGATCCTTTTAGACAATTATCCTCTAAAAAACGCTCAGCCTGGAAACTAGAACGTTGGTTGATTCACTTGATTATGGTCTTTGTTTTAGTAATGACCATCGCTTCATTTTGGTCCTATTTTTCTGGAAAGGAATTTATTCTAAAATGGAGCCTCTCACCTGATCTAGTAATACATAAAACTAATTACCTCTACGCTACTGTTGTTCTAATGACAGTTGCTACTATTTCTTCATTTTATTTTGCAAGAAAACGTAAAAACAAATTTTTATGGATTGCAGGTGGAATTTTTGCACTAATAGGAATTTTACTTTTAATCGCCTCAATAACAGGTAATCAAAATGTATTTTTTATTGAAAGTCATGTACTTAGAAAACACTATGGTTTCTATGTAGGATCGATGTTTTCTGGAGTTATTGGTGTAGGTTTTTATCCAATGCTCGGAAGCCGTGTGTGGTGTAGATTTGGATGCCCAATGGCAGGATATATGGGACTTTTCCAAAGAATTAAATCGAGGTTCAGAATAACAACCAATGGAGGACAATGTATTTCTTGTGGAAATTGTAGTACATACTGTGAACAAGGAATAGATGTAAGGTCTTATGCTCAAAAAGGACAAAACATCGTAAGAGCATCTTGCGTGGGTTGTGGAATTTGTTCTGCAGTATGCCCTAGAGGAGTATTAAAGCTCGAAAATGGACCAAACGATGATGAATCACGAACAAATCATTCGGAAATAACCCTTGGAAATGACGTGAATTTATTGGAAGGATTGAAGAAATAA
- a CDS encoding DUF559 domain-containing protein, with protein MKGNILPYNPILRKLSKQLRNNPTKMEVRLWTILKNKNTGVTFNRQVPILNYIVDFYSKSVKLVVEVDGKTHDHKVEEDEERQKIIEDFDISFLRFTDDEIQNHLIGVEQKIRDTVFNLQKTKNSI; from the coding sequence ATGAAGGGAAACATTCTTCCATATAACCCAATACTTAGAAAACTTAGTAAACAACTGAGGAATAATCCAACAAAAATGGAGGTAAGATTATGGACTATACTGAAAAATAAAAATACAGGAGTGACCTTCAATAGACAAGTGCCAATTTTGAATTATATAGTTGATTTCTATAGTAAGTCCGTAAAGTTGGTAGTTGAAGTTGATGGTAAGACACACGATCATAAAGTGGAGGAGGATGAAGAAAGACAAAAAATTATTGAAGATTTTGATATATCCTTTCTTAGATTCACGGATGATGAAATACAAAACCACTTAATTGGCGTAGAACAGAAAATACGAGATACTGTTTTTAACTTACAGAAAACGAAAAACAGTATTTAG
- a CDS encoding glycosyltransferase family 2 protein has product MKTIIDVIIPAFNEEQSINHVIKDIPENVRDIIVVNNGSTDQTPFVAKNAGATVLTEKKMGYGHACLKGMAFIADKEIKPDIVVFLDGDYSDYPEELTDLVTPIVEKKVDFVIGNRNTDQRQKSAMTPQQVFGNWLATTLMKWFFGSTFSDLGPFRAIKYATLLDLQMQDKTYGWTVEMQLKILKKKIAYTEIPVKYRMRIGESKVSGTLKGTILAGYKILLWIFKYSFKS; this is encoded by the coding sequence ATGAAAACTATTATAGACGTTATCATCCCTGCCTTTAACGAAGAACAATCTATTAATCACGTCATTAAGGATATTCCAGAAAATGTTCGTGATATTATTGTGGTGAACAATGGCTCTACTGATCAAACTCCTTTTGTTGCAAAAAATGCTGGAGCTACTGTGCTTACCGAAAAAAAAATGGGATACGGTCATGCTTGTTTGAAAGGAATGGCATTTATTGCCGACAAAGAAATCAAACCCGATATTGTGGTCTTCTTGGATGGAGATTATTCCGATTATCCTGAAGAACTCACAGATTTAGTTACCCCGATAGTGGAAAAAAAAGTGGATTTTGTGATTGGAAATAGAAATACAGATCAAAGGCAAAAAAGTGCGATGACCCCTCAACAAGTTTTTGGGAACTGGCTTGCCACCACTTTGATGAAATGGTTCTTTGGTTCTACTTTTTCTGATTTAGGACCTTTCCGAGCTATTAAATACGCTACGCTTTTGGATCTTCAGATGCAAGATAAAACCTATGGGTGGACTGTGGAAATGCAGCTAAAAATCTTAAAAAAGAAAATTGCTTACACAGAAATCCCTGTAAAATATCGAATGCGAATAGGAGAATCAAAAGTTTCGGGAACGTTGAAAGGAACTATCCTAGCGGGATACAAAATATTATTGTGGATTTTTAAATACAGTTTTAAATCATGA
- a CDS encoding class I SAM-dependent methyltransferase, translating to MKEKRLLKYITKNDKTLDVITGNGAVAHIFTQNGYDISTVDYDNRSAFATVNPLQYVGNKMPYENKSFDVVMLITALHHIDDYENVLKECIRIGKKVIVMEDIYENKFQKYLTFIADSINNWEFFGHPHNNHDDRTWQNIFQKNNCEIAHSEEYDFLYFFKQKTYILSPKDA from the coding sequence ATAAAAGAAAAAAGACTTCTAAAATATATCACCAAAAACGATAAAACACTGGATGTTATTACAGGAAACGGAGCCGTAGCGCATATTTTCACACAAAATGGCTACGATATTTCTACCGTGGACTACGACAATCGTTCTGCTTTTGCGACAGTGAACCCACTCCAATATGTGGGGAATAAAATGCCCTATGAAAACAAGTCTTTTGATGTGGTTATGTTAATTACGGCATTACACCATATTGATGATTATGAAAACGTTTTAAAAGAATGTATCAGAATAGGTAAAAAAGTCATTGTGATGGAAGATATTTATGAAAACAAATTTCAGAAATACCTCACTTTTATCGCCGATAGCATTAATAATTGGGAATTCTTCGGGCACCCTCATAATAACCATGATGATCGGACTTGGCAAAATATTTTTCAAAAAAATAATTGCGAAATCGCTCATTCTGAAGAATATGATTTTCTTTATTTTTTCAAACAGAAAACCTATATACTTAGTCCCAAAGATGCTTAA
- a CDS encoding mannosyltransferase, which translates to MKKILASKPIQLSAVLVLLSSLLSIAYATDRSEFIWLTIQYSLGFISFGVLYFNEYFTWKKLLGLGIVIRLLLFFAEPNLSNDYYRFLWDGRMILEGLNPYLSTPENWVKTNPDIINHAPELYKGMGSLNGSHFTCYPPINQFYFIISSIFYDNSIYGSMLWMRLFIFLSELGLVWFGIQVLKQMKLSPRNILLVFLNPYFILESFVSLHYEGVMIFFLFAALFYLGRKKMILGALFFAFSVATKAIPLLFLPLFLKYFGWKKMVQFSALTLIFLAFLFAPFVSQELYHNFMNSIELYFTNFEFNASIYYIVRYIGFEIKGYNIIHSVGKITPILLLLFITLYSLFRKGNSQQALVKSMFLAILVYYLTATTVHPWYLILPLGLSVFLPKNQLMTLWSLVIILSYSAYATPTFKENGWMIALEYLVVYSYLIYWIFNYKKILNSPSLN; encoded by the coding sequence ATGAAAAAAATATTGGCTTCTAAACCCATTCAGCTTAGTGCTGTATTGGTGCTCCTTTCTTCCCTTTTATCCATCGCTTACGCTACAGATCGATCTGAGTTTATATGGCTTACCATACAGTACAGCCTTGGCTTTATTAGCTTTGGTGTTTTGTATTTTAATGAGTATTTTACTTGGAAAAAATTACTGGGATTAGGAATTGTTATTCGTTTATTACTCTTTTTCGCAGAACCCAATCTTTCTAATGATTATTATCGTTTCCTTTGGGACGGGAGGATGATACTAGAAGGTCTAAACCCTTATCTGTCAACACCAGAAAATTGGGTAAAAACCAACCCTGACATCATCAATCACGCACCAGAACTTTATAAAGGAATGGGAAGCCTAAACGGAAGTCATTTTACCTGTTACCCACCTATCAATCAGTTTTACTTCATCATTTCTTCCATTTTTTATGACAATTCAATATATGGAAGTATGCTATGGATGCGTCTTTTTATATTCCTTTCTGAATTAGGTTTAGTTTGGTTTGGTATTCAGGTTTTAAAGCAAATGAAATTATCCCCTAGAAATATTCTACTGGTATTTCTTAACCCATATTTTATTTTAGAATCCTTTGTAAGCCTCCATTATGAGGGAGTTATGATATTTTTCCTTTTTGCAGCTTTGTTCTATTTAGGAAGAAAAAAAATGATTTTAGGAGCTTTGTTTTTTGCATTTTCAGTTGCCACGAAAGCCATTCCTTTACTCTTTTTACCCTTATTTCTAAAATATTTCGGATGGAAAAAAATGGTGCAATTTTCTGCTCTCACTTTAATTTTCTTAGCATTTCTTTTTGCACCTTTTGTGAGTCAAGAACTGTATCATAATTTTATGAATAGTATCGAACTCTATTTTACTAATTTTGAGTTTAATGCTAGTATATACTATATTGTCCGTTATATTGGTTTTGAAATAAAAGGATATAATATTATCCACAGTGTAGGAAAAATAACACCTATTCTACTCCTTTTATTTATAACACTATATAGTTTATTCCGAAAAGGAAATAGTCAACAAGCATTGGTGAAATCTATGTTCCTTGCAATTCTTGTTTATTATCTCACTGCCACCACGGTACATCCTTGGTATTTGATTCTTCCTTTAGGGCTCTCTGTTTTCTTACCAAAAAATCAATTAATGACACTATGGTCTCTAGTAATTATCTTGAGCTATTCTGCCTATGCGACACCCACATTTAAGGAGAACGGGTGGATGATTGCTCTAGAATACTTAGTGGTTTATTCTTATTTGATTTATTGGATTTTCAACTACAAGAAAATATTAAACTCGCCTTCTTTAAATTAA
- a CDS encoding M56 family metallopeptidase, with product MSNLLIINWVLFPVFIWGLMFGLYHILLRKESSFVHNRIILISILLLPILMNFSPNFWVIESEVPTIILPEILLNTDQINTSKGLSFNFWWLFYGLGVFVQISIAIYQIHQIGKMIHLAQKKKEYWESEKREAFCFWKWIVIGKQLPQKEVILAHEKIHKQAFHSLDLSILMLLRTFFWFVPIWNWVEKLLKENHEFYVDQKILEQFSYTDYLQVFAKSAHIPTKEMQRSLVNSHFTNFKKRIFMMKKEKTTSLWKTGLVAFSVIGLLGVNAISCETPEIENHRQEEASEAEYAHLPTTDNYQKVNAEIMQQISTGFKYPEAAKKRGDSGKIFIQFVITKEGTSKNLKVLRAKWDQGQENVPELLEAGKEMVRKLKVTPLTVDGNPVAVKYVLPINFKLKEKPKKE from the coding sequence ATGAGTAATTTATTGATCATAAACTGGGTATTGTTTCCCGTATTTATCTGGGGGCTCATGTTTGGGCTTTATCATATTTTGTTGCGTAAAGAATCAAGTTTTGTCCATAACAGAATAATTTTGATTTCTATTCTGCTATTACCTATTCTAATGAATTTTTCACCCAATTTTTGGGTAATTGAGAGTGAAGTTCCTACAATAATTTTACCTGAGATTCTCCTAAATACAGACCAAATAAATACTTCAAAAGGTTTGAGTTTTAATTTCTGGTGGTTGTTTTACGGTTTGGGTGTTTTCGTTCAAATTTCAATTGCCATTTATCAAATTCATCAAATAGGGAAAATGATCCACCTAGCCCAAAAGAAAAAGGAGTATTGGGAGTCTGAAAAAAGAGAGGCCTTTTGTTTTTGGAAATGGATCGTGATTGGTAAACAACTTCCACAAAAGGAAGTGATCCTTGCTCATGAGAAAATCCACAAACAAGCATTTCATAGTTTGGATTTAAGTATTTTGATGCTTTTGAGGACGTTCTTTTGGTTTGTTCCTATCTGGAATTGGGTAGAGAAATTACTCAAGGAAAATCATGAGTTTTATGTAGATCAAAAAATTTTAGAACAATTTTCTTATACCGATTATTTACAAGTGTTTGCAAAGAGCGCTCATATTCCAACAAAGGAAATGCAAAGAAGCTTGGTGAATAGTCATTTTACTAACTTCAAAAAAAGAATCTTTATGATGAAAAAAGAGAAAACTACGAGCCTATGGAAAACAGGCTTGGTTGCATTTTCGGTAATTGGTTTGTTAGGTGTCAATGCGATTTCTTGCGAAACTCCCGAAATAGAAAATCACCGCCAAGAAGAAGCCTCAGAAGCGGAATATGCTCATTTGCCTACAACCGATAATTACCAGAAGGTAAATGCAGAAATTATGCAACAGATAAGCACTGGATTTAAGTATCCTGAAGCAGCAAAAAAAAGAGGTGATTCTGGAAAAATCTTTATCCAATTTGTTATTACAAAGGAAGGAACCTCAAAGAATTTAAAAGTACTGCGTGCAAAATGGGATCAAGGTCAAGAAAACGTACCAGAACTTCTTGAAGCAGGAAAGGAAATGGTACGTAAACTGAAAGTAACACCTTTAACTGTTGATGGAAATCCTGTAGCGGTTAAATACGTGCTTCCTATTAATTTTAAGCTCAAAGAAAAACCTAAAAAAGAATAG
- a CDS encoding BlaI/MecI/CopY family transcriptional regulator encodes MSIKMTAAEEEIMQIIWEQKEASVKEIHLIISKKKKVAVTTVSTIVRILEKKGFVDFEKSGRTYYYHPKIARSAYKKNMLTMLMEDYFGNSKQRFLSFFMKENEVEIEDIEALLKELKDE; translated from the coding sequence ATGACAGCCGCAGAGGAGGAGATTATGCAAATAATTTGGGAGCAGAAAGAAGCTTCGGTTAAAGAGATTCATTTAATTATTTCCAAAAAGAAAAAAGTAGCCGTTACCACAGTTTCTACAATAGTAAGAATACTGGAGAAAAAGGGATTTGTTGATTTTGAAAAAAGTGGAAGAACCTATTATTATCATCCCAAAATAGCACGATCAGCATACAAAAAGAATATGTTGACTATGCTTATGGAAGATTATTTTGGAAACTCGAAACAGCGATTTTTGTCTTTTTTTATGAAAGAAAACGAAGTAGAAATAGAAGACATTGAAGCGCTCCTAAAAGAATTAAAAGATGAGTAA